Proteins encoded by one window of Candidatus Sumerlaea chitinivorans:
- a CDS encoding Chorismate synthase, with the protein MTAGESHGPQLTAIIRGIPSGLALTAEDINRDLARRQLGYGRGGRMKIEKDTVAIRSGVRKGYTLGSPITLVIENRDYQAWRDQMAPEPGELDNRKVVTRPRPGHADLVGALKFAHRDARNVLERASARETAARVAVGAVCKTLLANFGIQIYSHVVNLGGIAAEPKGLSHEEIAARAETSELRVAIPEVEAQMRQLIDQAKANGDTVGGVYEVVALGVPLGLGSTMNWDEKLDARLAGALMSCQAIKGVSIGMGFDVANHLGSRVHDPIAYTADRAEQERLARERGRGPSGGFYHLSNNAGGIEGGMSNGEPIVVRVAMKPIATLMKPLASVDLATKEPFEAVRERSDVCAVPAAAVVGEAIVAFVLAQAFLEKFGGDSMVEIRRNYDSYVEYLQAY; encoded by the coding sequence ATGACAGCCGGCGAATCGCATGGTCCTCAGCTTACGGCTATTATCCGGGGAATCCCTTCTGGGCTCGCCTTGACAGCCGAGGATATAAACCGTGATCTTGCGCGGCGGCAACTTGGCTATGGCCGCGGCGGTCGAATGAAAATCGAAAAAGACACCGTCGCGATTCGCTCTGGAGTACGCAAAGGTTACACCCTCGGCTCGCCCATAACGCTTGTGATTGAGAATCGTGACTACCAAGCGTGGCGCGACCAAATGGCGCCAGAGCCGGGGGAGTTGGATAACCGCAAGGTAGTCACTCGCCCCCGGCCGGGGCATGCGGATTTGGTCGGCGCCCTGAAGTTTGCGCACCGGGATGCACGGAATGTTCTGGAGCGCGCCAGCGCGCGCGAAACAGCGGCGCGTGTTGCAGTTGGGGCCGTGTGTAAGACCTTGCTCGCCAACTTTGGCATTCAGATCTACAGCCATGTGGTGAATCTCGGGGGCATTGCCGCCGAACCGAAAGGTCTTTCCCACGAGGAAATCGCAGCCCGAGCTGAGACCAGTGAGCTCCGCGTTGCGATTCCAGAAGTGGAAGCGCAGATGCGTCAGCTCATTGATCAAGCCAAGGCAAACGGCGACACCGTGGGCGGCGTCTATGAGGTCGTAGCTCTCGGCGTACCCCTTGGCTTGGGTAGCACCATGAATTGGGATGAAAAGTTAGATGCCCGCCTCGCTGGAGCGCTCATGAGCTGTCAGGCTATCAAAGGCGTAAGCATTGGGATGGGATTTGACGTCGCCAATCACCTTGGCTCACGGGTCCACGATCCCATCGCATACACAGCCGACCGAGCTGAACAAGAGAGGCTTGCGCGTGAGCGTGGCCGAGGCCCTTCGGGTGGCTTCTATCATCTCTCAAATAACGCCGGCGGAATTGAAGGGGGAATGAGCAATGGGGAGCCTATCGTCGTCCGTGTCGCCATGAAACCAATTGCGACATTGATGAAACCGTTGGCGAGTGTGGACCTTGCTACAAAAGAGCCTTTCGAGGCAGTCCGCGAGCGCAGCGATGTATGTGCAGTTCCTGCCGCTGCTGTGGTGGGTGAAGCCATTGTGGCATTTGTGCTTGCACAAGCATTTCTGGAGAAGTTCGGTGGGGATTCGATGGTTGAAATTCGGCGAAACTATGATTCCTACGTGGAATACCTGCAGGCGTACTGA
- a CDS encoding Shikimate kinase I, whose protein sequence is MSNNVVLIGMMGSGKTTVGRLLAEKAEMEFVDLDEMIEKRTGKRIAQIFEEEGEQAFRLLETEALREVLAANRTVIATGGGIVTRPENRRLLREAGLVVWLDAPAEELSRRIGSDQSRPLLRGHASILKQLEQLLAERRVMYAETSDIHLDTTEHTPEEIAERILEELENRTLATDEEVFATIVAIDGPVASGKSALARRLARRLGFTHIDTGAMYRCVTYEAMRRGIPLDDEKQVTDVAHSIDIRFLEDEGDSEHKRVLLNGEDVTEVIRSPEVSRNTSPIADIASVRTEMVRLQRQLALRGRCVLEGRDIATVVVPEAKWKFYVVASLEERVQRRHRQYVAESREVPLERIREDILSRDERDRNRAHGALKLAPTAMILDTTGIGLEEAVEIMAAIIEMSEAQG, encoded by the coding sequence ATGAGTAACAACGTCGTTCTCATTGGCATGATGGGCAGCGGCAAAACGACGGTTGGCCGGTTGCTCGCCGAGAAAGCCGAAATGGAGTTCGTCGATCTCGACGAAATGATCGAGAAGCGCACGGGAAAGCGCATCGCTCAAATCTTCGAAGAAGAGGGTGAGCAAGCCTTCCGCCTTTTGGAAACCGAAGCCCTGCGCGAAGTTTTGGCGGCGAACCGGACGGTGATTGCAACGGGTGGCGGGATCGTGACTCGGCCCGAGAACCGGCGCCTTCTGCGAGAAGCCGGGCTTGTGGTTTGGCTGGACGCACCCGCTGAAGAGTTGAGTCGGCGGATCGGTTCGGATCAAAGCCGTCCGCTGTTGCGTGGCCACGCCAGCATCCTCAAGCAACTCGAACAACTGTTAGCTGAGCGCCGCGTGATGTACGCCGAAACATCCGATATCCACTTGGATACCACCGAGCACACGCCTGAGGAAATTGCGGAACGCATCTTGGAAGAACTCGAGAACCGCACCCTGGCAACGGACGAGGAAGTTTTTGCTACCATTGTGGCCATTGACGGTCCTGTAGCTTCAGGTAAAAGTGCGCTTGCTCGCCGGCTGGCCCGCCGGCTTGGTTTTACACATATCGACACGGGGGCAATGTACCGGTGTGTGACCTACGAAGCCATGCGGCGTGGCATCCCGCTCGACGATGAGAAGCAGGTGACGGACGTTGCTCACTCAATTGATATTCGGTTTCTGGAGGACGAGGGAGATTCCGAACATAAGCGCGTCTTGCTCAATGGCGAAGATGTCACAGAAGTGATTCGTAGCCCAGAGGTCAGCAGGAACACCAGCCCCATTGCCGACATTGCCTCCGTTCGCACGGAGATGGTTCGCCTGCAGCGCCAACTTGCGCTTCGTGGCCGTTGTGTGCTCGAAGGACGAGACATCGCCACGGTGGTTGTGCCCGAGGCAAAGTGGAAATTCTACGTTGTTGCCTCGTTAGAGGAAAGGGTTCAGCGTCGGCATCGTCAGTACGTAGCGGAGAGCCGGGAGGTGCCGTTAGAACGCATCCGTGAGGATATCCTGAGCCGCGATGAGCGCGACAGAAACCGAGCTCATGGCGCACTGAAGCTTGCTCCGACCGCTATGATTTTGGATACCACCGGGATTGGCCTTGAGGAAGCGGTGGAAATCATGGCGGCCATCATCGAAATGTCGGAAGCACAGGGATGA
- a CDS encoding 1-acyl-sn-glycerol-3-phosphate acyltransferase, translated as MTPFYRLVRWVIRWAAGILFRVEWHGVEKLPSQGAYLCVANHASYLDPPLVACGMPRECHTLAKAELFDVPILGWLIRHLHAHPVRRGGVDRAALRQCVDILRQGNILLLFPEGTRSRDGELQPPKNGAAMIATMADVPIVPTYVEGTFEAWPIGRRLPRLKKIRVFYGEPFLPPRTTVGERPDYDALSQDIISRIASLKAEAAAHK; from the coding sequence ATGACGCCATTTTATCGGCTGGTGCGGTGGGTGATCCGGTGGGCTGCCGGGATTTTATTCCGCGTGGAATGGCATGGCGTCGAGAAATTGCCAAGTCAAGGCGCGTATCTATGCGTTGCAAATCATGCCAGTTACTTGGATCCTCCCTTGGTTGCCTGCGGCATGCCGCGAGAGTGCCATACGTTGGCAAAAGCGGAGCTGTTCGACGTCCCCATTTTGGGGTGGCTGATTCGACATCTCCATGCACATCCGGTTCGGCGTGGGGGAGTGGACCGCGCCGCTTTGCGCCAGTGCGTGGATATTCTGCGCCAAGGGAATATCCTGCTTCTTTTCCCAGAAGGGACACGGAGTCGCGATGGGGAACTCCAACCCCCAAAAAACGGCGCCGCCATGATTGCGACCATGGCGGATGTTCCCATCGTCCCGACCTATGTCGAAGGGACTTTTGAAGCATGGCCAATAGGCCGCCGGCTACCCCGCTTGAAAAAAATTCGGGTGTTTTACGGCGAACCGTTCCTTCCACCCCGCACAACGGTGGGGGAACGCCCTGACTATGATGCCCTCTCGCAAGACATCATAAGCAGGATTGCGTCACTCAAAGCTGAAGCAGCAGCCCATAAATAA